From the Terriglobales bacterium genome, the window TCTCAAGGGTGAGCGTGGTGAGGTCGACCAATGACAGTGCTCATCTTCGTGCCGCGCTGATGGTTAGCGGCAACTTCTTCCAGGTGCTCGGAGTTGAGCCGGCTCTCGGACGCGGCTTTCTTGCGGAAGAAGATTCTGTCTCCGGAGGGAATCCTGTCGCGGTACTTGCCTATGATTTCTGGCGCACCGACTTCTCCTCCGATCCCTCGATTCTCGGCCGGACGATGCGAATCAACGGAATTGATTTCACCATCGTTGGGGTTGCTCCCAAGGGCTTTACCGGAGTCGATCAGTACGTACGTCCTCATCTCTACGTGCCTGCCGCGATGACGCAGCGTCTAAGCGCAAGCACCGAGAATCAATTTGAAGACCGCAACAGTCACGACTTTGACGTCAAAGGCCGGCTAAAGTCTGGCGTCACCCGCGAACAGGCTCAAGCCGAGCTGGCTACGATATGGAAGGGACTAGAACCGCTCCATTCGGTAACGGATCGGCAGCGCATGATTCGAGTTCGCACTGAACTCCAGGCTCGTGTGGTTCAAGATCCTCCAGACGCTTACCTCATCACTCTTCTGATGGTCTTGGTCGGAGTGGTGCTCATCATCGCCTGTGCAAATGTCGCCAATCTGCTGCTGGGACGGGCCCGCGGACGCAGTCGCGAAATCGCAATTCGCCTGGCACTCGGGGTGACACGCGGAAGACTCGTGCGCCAGCTGCTCACGGAAAGCGTGTTGCTGGCGATGTTGGGAGCGATTGTTGGACTGGGCTTCGCTTATGGTGGCATACGTTTTCTCCAGACAATCCGCATACCGACGGACCTTCCGATCGTGATCTCTCCGCAGCTTGACGGACGTGTACTTGTCTTTAGTCTCGCGTGCGCCATTGCCAGCGCGATCGTTTTCGGTCTTGCACCGGCGCTGCAAAGCTCGAGAGTGGACTTAGTGCCAGCCCTGAAGAGTGCCGAATCGGGACAGCCCGGGCAGCGTCGTCTCACTGGACGCAATGTTCTAGTGATTGCTCAGGTTGCAATGTCGATGATTCTGCTGATCGCGACCGGCATGCTCATGGATGGCTTTCGCAACGCTCTTGTACTCAACCCAGGCTTTCGCATCGACCATATGTTGACGATGCAGTTCGACACTTCGCTCGTGCGCTACACGCAAGCGCAGAGCCACGATTTCTACCGGGATCTTGTGGAGAAGGCGCGCGCACTGCCCGCAGTTCGCGCGCTCACGCTCGCGAGCACGGTTCCCCTCTCCCCGGCGCAGAACGGTGAGAACGTAGCTCCCGAAGGCTATCAATTCCCGAAAGGACAATTCACAGTGGGCGTCCTCTCCAGCGTGGTGGACGAGAACTACTTTGAAGTCATGCAAACGCCGGTAGTTCGGGGGCGGGCATTCACGGCCACGGACAAAGAAGGTGCTCCAGCCGTCGCCATCGTCAACGAACAATTTGCCAAAACCTACTGGCCTGGACAGGATGCCATCGGCAAACGTCTGCGCATCGACAGCAAGAAGAACGAATGGCTTCAAGTTGTGGGCGTCGCGAAGACGGGCAAGTACACGTACACAGGCGAGCCGCCAACGACATTTCTCTATTTGCCGTTTGCGCAGAACCCGCGTAAGAGCATGTATCTCCTCACGAACAGCTATGGCGATTCGGCGGCTTTGGCCGCACCTCTGCGCGAACTTGCGCATGTGCTTGATCCCGATCAGCCAGTCTTCAACGTGAGGACCATGGAGGACTTTTATCAGATCCGCGCAATTTCTGTGATGCGCATCATCGTGGAAGTTGTCGGAACGATGGGCGCGGTCGGCTTGGCCCTGGCGCTTATCGGCCTGTACGGTCTCATCGCATACTCGGTCGCGCGCCGTACGCGCGAAATCGGCGTGCGCATGGCGATCGGGGCACGGCGATCCGATGTACTGAACATGGTGCTGCAGCAGGGACTCAAGTTATCCGTTGCGGGAATCCTGATCGGAGGAGCGATCAGCGTGGGCGTGTCACGGGCACTGACGGCGGGCTTTGTTGGCCTGGGTCACCCAAATTCCGCGACCTACGTGATTGTGCCGCTCGTGCTGCTACTCGTCACCATGGCTTCCTGTTATCTGCCGGCTCTGCGCGCATCGCGCACAGATCCGATGGTAGCGTTGAGGTATGAGTAGCGGAACGACTTTCCACGACTTCATTGGCCGGTGTAGATATTCTTGATTCTTGTGGGGCTGTAGTGAATCTCTGAAAACGTGGCGTCCGCTCCTGAGCCGGCGGGAGATTGGGCTTCGAATCCCACCATCTGTTTCAAATTGGTATCGAGGTTGAAGGTGCGCAGAATATTCCAGTCGTGGCCGTCCAGGGAAGAATAGAAGACGTAAGTGTTTCGGCTCTTGGCTACTTGCAGGAAGACTTCGTTGCCGCTGATCGGATTCGAGTTGCAATCGTCGGATAAGCCGCGCGTCACCACGGTAACCATGGTGGGCTGATTCTCGGGCGACAGCTCGAAAGATAGCTTTGCCCAATGAAGGTCGTCGGCCCAAATCATGAAAGCTCCGGCATCCCACTTGGAACGGAAGCCTACACTGACTTTGGCATTGAGGACATAGTCCGGGCCTGGAGCGAAGAAAAGAATGGGCGCTGAGTTCTCCACCCTTCCGTCGAAGGGATCGACGAACCAATCGGTCTTTTTGCCCGCAGAAATCTTTAACTGATCGCCGGCATCGACGTGCCATGCTAACGGCGAATTCTTCCACGCCAGTCTGCCAGGGAGACCTGCAATGGACGGTTCTTGGCCTTGCGCTCCAGCAGGCAGAGATAGAGATATGGTAATGCTGACAAGTAAGAGGATCGCGAAATCAATATTTCGGAATAGGGATAGACGGTTCATCGAGCGCGATTCGTAATGTTACAGCTTCAGCAACGGGAGAGAACTGAGGACAGAAGATTTTCCTCCTCACGTGCGTACTCTCCGTTTGTTTCCAGTCCCCGGATGCTCAGTTAATCTCTTGGCATGAAGATTTTCGGCAAGCCAGCTAATCCGACGCTGGTCACAAGTGGCCGCTTCGAAATCGAACAAGATGGCACTGTGGCCTATCTGGAGTATGCGTTGGCCGGCAAGGTTCTGGAGCTTATTCACACTGAAGTGCCGGAAAAAATGAAGGGCACCGGCGCAGCATCATCTCTTGTTCAGTCCGCATTGCAATGGGCCCGGGAGCACCACGTGAAGGTCGACGTAATCTGTCCCTTCGCAACGGAGTACATCAAGAAGCATCCGGAATATTCTGATCTTCTGCTGCGCTAGCGGCGCCCCGGCTCACGGCATGTTGGTCGCAGTCCGGTAATCCAAAGCCGATAAGAAACTAGCGAGGAGCAGCTGGAGATGCACTTTGTCCCGCCGGCGAAAAGTGGAGCCGCGTGAGGATTTCCTCCATGTAGAGCGTGACCGAGTGACGTTCTTGCGGATTCTTCAGCCGCGTTCGCAGCCGCGCTTCGGGATCTTTGCTTTTCGCCAACCGCTGCAGGAGTGTTGTGCCGTCGGGAAGCTTCTTACTGCCATCGTCATCGTGGCACTGCGCACATCGGCCAACGAAAATCTTCTTGCCTTGTACGCGAAGAGCAGCGTCGGTCGAGCCCGACTGCAGAGCGTCTTTGTCGGAAGCGATCGCACAGTTTGAAGTCAGTGCAATCAACAAAAGAAGCGCCGATCCCTTCATGATCGACCTCCGGCTCCACGAGCAGACTGAATCTTACAACTTAATACCCTTGGGTGGGCAAAGACCTTTCGAAGAACACAGGACCGCGGCGCCGCGATTTCGTTTTCGTGTTCACAAACAGAAGGCGATTTCATTGTCCGGAAGGAGTCCCGGCTCTGGCCTCGTGATGAGGTGATGATTTTGCAGCTGTGACGGGAATTCGCATGCCGTCATGAGCAAACTCGATGCTTTGTTTATAGGAGTTTGCTATCGACCGCAAGACTTGGCGGCGATTCTCTTCGATTACTGGAGCGATGTGGCTAAGCAGCAGATGCTTCACACGCGCGTCGCGAGCTGCCTGTCCAATTTGTTTCGGCGGAGTGTGCAGAGTGTAGAGGATCTCCGGCGAGCCAGGTGGATCGAGCACTGCCGCGTGAGCGACCAGCAGATCCGAATCGAGCGCCAAGTGCTGCAGGTTGGAAATGGCTGAGGCGTCCATGTCGCCCGAAAAAGTGATGCTGTTGTGCTTGTAATCGATACGGTAGGCCACTGCTGGACAATCACCGTGGTGGGTTGCGATCTCTCTCACACGGAGATCGCCTTCCGAGACGATGTTGCGTTCGGG encodes:
- a CDS encoding ABC transporter permease, with translation MAFFHAILGEVRYALRLLVRNPGFTLVATLSLALGIGANSAIFSLADALLLRPLAIYHPSSVVAVSTDPATDSGAMGGVSYPDYRDFRDKAHSFDGLAAMELSRVSVVRSTNDSAHLRAALMVSGNFFQVLGVEPALGRGFLAEEDSVSGGNPVAVLAYDFWRTDFSSDPSILGRTMRINGIDFTIVGVAPKGFTGVDQYVRPHLYVPAAMTQRLSASTENQFEDRNSHDFDVKGRLKSGVTREQAQAELATIWKGLEPLHSVTDRQRMIRVRTELQARVVQDPPDAYLITLLMVLVGVVLIIACANVANLLLGRARGRSREIAIRLALGVTRGRLVRQLLTESVLLAMLGAIVGLGFAYGGIRFLQTIRIPTDLPIVISPQLDGRVLVFSLACAIASAIVFGLAPALQSSRVDLVPALKSAESGQPGQRRLTGRNVLVIAQVAMSMILLIATGMLMDGFRNALVLNPGFRIDHMLTMQFDTSLVRYTQAQSHDFYRDLVEKARALPAVRALTLASTVPLSPAQNGENVAPEGYQFPKGQFTVGVLSSVVDENYFEVMQTPVVRGRAFTATDKEGAPAVAIVNEQFAKTYWPGQDAIGKRLRIDSKKNEWLQVVGVAKTGKYTYTGEPPTTFLYLPFAQNPRKSMYLLTNSYGDSAALAAPLRELAHVLDPDQPVFNVRTMEDFYQIRAISVMRIIVEVVGTMGAVGLALALIGLYGLIAYSVARRTREIGVRMAIGARRSDVLNMVLQQGLKLSVAGILIGGAISVGVSRALTAGFVGLGHPNSATYVIVPLVLLLVTMASCYLPALRASRTDPMVALRYE
- a CDS encoding DUF1349 domain-containing protein; this encodes MNRLSLFRNIDFAILLLVSITISLSLPAGAQGQEPSIAGLPGRLAWKNSPLAWHVDAGDQLKISAGKKTDWFVDPFDGRVENSAPILFFAPGPDYVLNAKVSVGFRSKWDAGAFMIWADDLHWAKLSFELSPENQPTMVTVVTRGLSDDCNSNPISGNEVFLQVAKSRNTYVFYSSLDGHDWNILRTFNLDTNLKQMVGFEAQSPAGSGADATFSEIHYSPTRIKNIYTGQ
- a CDS encoding GNAT family N-acetyltransferase; the protein is MKIFGKPANPTLVTSGRFEIEQDGTVAYLEYALAGKVLELIHTEVPEKMKGTGAASSLVQSALQWAREHHVKVDVICPFATEYIKKHPEYSDLLLR
- a CDS encoding cytochrome c, giving the protein MKGSALLLLIALTSNCAIASDKDALQSGSTDAALRVQGKKIFVGRCAQCHDDDGSKKLPDGTTLLQRLAKSKDPEARLRTRLKNPQERHSVTLYMEEILTRLHFSPAGQSASPAAPR